Below is a genomic region from Persicimonas caeni.
CATTCTTCGTCAGCGCCACACTCCGTGGCGTCCGTGCACGGAGTCGCACAACCGAAGTTGACCTCGACTTCGCCGGCGGCGCAGTCGGCGCAGGCTTCGATCTCGGTGGTGCAGCTATTGCGGAAGCAGTTCGGATCTTGGCTGTTCTCGCAGTTGTCGTTGGCGCAGGTCAGCATCGCCTCGAAGGCGTCTTGGGCGTCGCGGGTACCATTGGCCAGACACTCGGAAACGCAAGCGTTGGTCTCACAGGTGTTGTAGCAGTCGAAGACCTCGGAGCAGGTCGCGTTGCCGCTCGGAAGCTCGTAGCAAACGCTGTCGCCCGACTGGAGCTCGATGCATTCTTCGGGAGCGGTGCAATCGCTGTCCGCGGAGCAGATGGCCAAGCACTCGGTGTTGCCTTGCTGGTCGATCTGAACTTCGAGCTCGCCCTCGGCGCAACCGCCACCGGTGCCGCCGTCGTCGTCGGTGCCAGCATCGTTGTCGTTGTTGCCAGTGCCGGTACCGCCAACGCAACCACCCTGCTGGCAGGTCGCGCCAGCTTCGGTGCACTCGTCGTCGGTGCTGCATGCCGGATAGCAGCCTTCTTCACCATTGACCACAAGGCTGACTTCGCCCGAGGGGCAATCGTCGCCGCCACCTTCATTGTTGTCATCGCCACAGGCGACGCCGAAAACCGAGACGCCGGCGATCAAACAAAGCGCGGCGCAAAGTCTAAAAATCGTGTTCATCGTCCTTACCTTAATAAGTTGACTAACCTCAGCAAAACCAAATGCAGCCACCGTAAAGTCGCGGCCAAACCTCAATGCTCTCCCCCACCCGTCGACGAACAAGAGGCTCAAAGCCCCTGAAATTGCGTCACTTTCACGTGGGTGACACAAAAAATTCGCTTGCTCGTCGAGCGTTGCAACTCTACCGAACGAAAATGCAGAGTCAAGCGCACCCACATTATCGCACAAAAATCGACCTCTGAAGGCCCTCAGAGGCAGAAAAGGGAGCGCCTTTGGCGGCGCTCCCTCAAAAATCACTCATCCAATTGTGAGCATTCAGCGGACAGTGAAGCAGTCACACATCCATCAATAAGCGACAGTGTCAACACATCGGCAAGTTGAGATCGGCGTCGTGCGCGCGGCTCAGGTAATGAGCATCAGATTCATCATGGGTCGCGCCGGTCGAAGCAATCACTGTGAACAGCGCGCGCATACACATCATCAGGTAGAGCATCATGGCGTTGTTGCGCCCAGCGGGCGAGTTGCCATGCTTGGTCGGGTCCATCATGGCGCGCGACCACTCGGTGGTGGCCGCGTTCTCCAAGGCAACCTTCTCCATCTCGGCGCGCATGGCCTTCTGAATGGCCATCTCGAGCGCCTGGATCATCTCGGGCGCCGAGTCAAAGCGCGTCTCGGGGCGCTTGCTCAGCGTACGCATGATGACTTCTTCGAATTCGGGTGAGATCGCCGGGTTGACCTCGCGCGGGCGCACCGGCTCGGCGTGGGCATGCGCCTCGAGTAGCTCGCGCGGCGTGGCTCCGTCGAACGGGCGCTTGCCGCAGGCCGCTTCGTAGAGCATGACGCCCAGGCTGTAGATGTCGCTCGAGAGCCCCACGCTGTCGGGGTCGGTGACTTCTTCGGGCGAGATATACGCGGCGGTTCCGGCGATCTTGGCGCGCTCTTCTTGGCTGAGCGGCTGGTCGGCGAAGCGTGCGAGCCCGAAGTCGATGATCTTGGCGACGTAGCGTCCACTATGCGGAGTGATCAGCACGTTGGCCGGCTTCATGTCGCGGTGGACGACGCCGTGGCGGTGTGCGTGAGTGAGCCCGCGAAGGATGTCGGTGAACAGACAAGCGAGCTCCATCTGGTCTGCATGCTCGGCCTGCGACTTCATCCACTCTTCGAGCGTGACGCCCTCGATATACTCCATGACGTAGGCAAGGTGCCCGTCAATCTCGAGGATCTCGTGAAAGCGCACCACGTTTTGGTGACGCATACGCATCATGATGCGCGCCTCGCGGTAGAACTTTCTGCGCTTGCTCGGATCCGCCAAGAGG
It encodes:
- a CDS encoding serine/threonine protein kinase, whose protein sequence is MTAIHRKPRLEPGEPEPTLRYGDTFGNYVINGFAGKGATSYVYEARPRDTFSKVAVKVLHPHLLADPSKRRKFYREARIMMRMRHQNVVRFHEILEIDGHLAYVMEYIEGVTLEEWMKSQAEHADQMELACLFTDILRGLTHAHRHGVVHRDMKPANVLITPHSGRYVAKIIDFGLARFADQPLSQEERAKIAGTAAYISPEEVTDPDSVGLSSDIYSLGVMLYEAACGKRPFDGATPRELLEAHAHAEPVRPREVNPAISPEFEEVIMRTLSKRPETRFDSAPEMIQALEMAIQKAMRAEMEKVALENAATTEWSRAMMDPTKHGNSPAGRNNAMMLYLMMCMRALFTVIASTGATHDESDAHYLSRAHDADLNLPMC